CTCGGTGATCCCGATCCCAAAAAGCGGACACAAGCCATTAAGAACCATCACCAGTGGGTGGAAGCGGCCAAAACACTGGGTTGTCATTCCATTCGCGTGAACGCCCGCAGCAATGGCAGTTATAAAGAGCAGCAAAAACTGGCAGCCGACGGTTTACGTCGTCTGACTAACTTTGCCGCGAAGTATGGCATTAACGTGCTCGTAGAAAATCATGGTGGCCTGTCTTCCAACGGAGCTTGGCTGGCTGGTGTGATGAAGATGGTCAACCTGCCCGGCTGTGGCACATTACCCGACTTCGGCAATTTTGTACTCGACCGTAAAACCGGTGAAGAATATGACCGCTATAAAGGGGTCAAAGAACTGATGCCTTATGCCAAAGCCGTCAGTGCCAAAACACACGAGTTCGATAAAGATGGAAACGAGATCAAGACAGACTATGTGAAGATGATGAAGATCGTGCTCGATGCGGGCTACCATGGCTACGTGGGCATCGAATACGAAGGCAGCAAGCTCGACGAATATGCGGGTATCAAAGCCAGCAAGAAACTGCTGCTTAAAGTTCGGGAAGAACTGACACCAGAGGAAGCAGTCGCTCCTCAGGCTGTCGAATGTTATGAACCAGGTCGCAGACGCATCTTCCGCCGCCGTCGTCTTTTCAGAAGATAAACAG
This genomic interval from Gimesia alba contains the following:
- a CDS encoding sugar phosphate isomerase/epimerase family protein, whose protein sequence is MTQSSSRREFLKQTTTFSAGLALTGWAGSAFAASSLNNPLFEISLAEWSLHRALRGGKLDNLDFARVTKEEFGINAVEYVNQFFKDKARDKKYLAEMNKRAADVGVKNLLIMIDGEGALGDPDPKKRTQAIKNHHQWVEAAKTLGCHSIRVNARSNGSYKEQQKLAADGLRRLTNFAAKYGINVLVENHGGLSSNGAWLAGVMKMVNLPGCGTLPDFGNFVLDRKTGEEYDRYKGVKELMPYAKAVSAKTHEFDKDGNEIKTDYVKMMKIVLDAGYHGYVGIEYEGSKLDEYAGIKASKKLLLKVREELTPEEAVAPQAVECYEPGRRRIFRRRRLFRR